The stretch of DNA CAAAGCAAACTGCAGATGATATTTGATCAACACTTGCAAATCATATTTTGTCAGAACtctcaaaaaatcaaaattaaacgTATTTAAATCATTTCAATGCTGAAGAAACAGGCAATAATTAAAAATGCTCTCCATGCACATAAACTCTCGATAATGCTTATGCAGTATGCTCCCGCTCATCTTTTAAAAGTAGACCaatatcttattaaatataatttatagtgATATCATGGAGGGAGAAAATAATCATCTTTTCTTCTGATTCTTGTtcatggtttatttttatcggtaaacaagatgatcttattgatcataagaataggcaagagcccaagtatacgggataTATACAACAAGTATATGTGTGATGAACTTTTCCAAAGTCCAAACCACATTTGTTCCAACACTTCTCAGCCCTTATTTTTGCCAATGTTGAACAGAAAATGAtccataaaatacaaaaaatcaaaGATAAGCTGACAGTTCGTTCATaagataaataaacaacaaagtGAAATATAGAAGCAACTAATTTTAAGTCTAGGGAGATGACTTAAAATTCACAATAGTTTCCAAAGTCCAAACACACTAATGGAATTAAAATGCTCACATGAAATTAAGACTATCCTATGGAATGTAAATAATGAAACACCCAATCATACTTGTCAAAAAATGAAACACCCACTCATATGCGCGCAGCTCAAGTCCTTGTCTCTAAACAGGCACCAAGTTAGAGAAGTATGCCAATACTAGCTTATAAAAGAAACAGCATCTCCAGTTTAGTCTCTTTAACAGCCGAAAACGAGACGAATCACACTGAGACTGAAATCAAAACTCCGAAAGCACAAGCATTACAACCGAATATGAAACTCCAATTCCATAGGGCATTCATGTAACAAATGCAAAATACAGACAACTAAACAATGTGCTTCCCCCCTTATCGTAGCCAACCCCAACTCTGGATCGTGGAGTTTCAAACTCCATAATATTTTACCAAACCATAAGACTCATCCTCGTATCAATTGTAATCCAAGTTGCCATCGAAACCAACAGAAAACACAAAGATGTCAACATGCAATAACAAAAACCCCAAAAGATTGTATTTCGATAGAAACCAGAACATCCCCCATTCACCAAAACAGAATGTCGTTAAAAATGATTGCATGCATCAATACCATGACAGATTACATTGTACGTAACTACATTACATGCAATTACATTTACATACTTTCAATCAAACATAACAAAACGCATAACAATTTTCTTACTTGATTCAAAGCCGCTACAGACTCCGAGCTCGAAACCTTGATTTTCTTCATCACCCCaccaaaattttcatcatcaccGTTATCATAGTCACTAACACCACTCCCTAATTTCCTCTTCTTCCTACCAAAGCTCCTCACTTTCCCTCTTTTCTCCCTAACCTTCCACATGTTCTTTCTCCTATAGACCACCTTGTCACTCTTCCACACCCCGAAACTCGTATCGATCACCGTCACCTCACTTCTCGAATATCCAACtagctctctctcccccttatcctcctcctcctcctccaccctctcctcttcctcctctcccaCATTCCCTTCTTTCGTTTCCTTCGAACTGTTATCGGAATTTAACGACGCCGTTCGCGGGCCATTATCGTCTTTCGAGGCACAAGCGGGACTCTTCACTTCTTGTTGTTTCTGGTGTTGGAGATGCGTATTACTGATGGTTGAGGTGGTTAGAGATTTGGGGATTGCTTGTTTCCTGGGAAACTTTTTCCCGGAAAGTTTGGAGCTTTTGATGTGGGCATCACCGTCCATAAAGAATAGCTCGGAGAGGACATTGCTCATGATACTGTACAGTTTTTCTTGCTGTTGATGTCCGCCTCCGTGCCCTGCCCGATTAGCTACTCGTTCGTGGTCGGACTGAGTAAAGCCGGAGTTGGAGCGGGTCGACTCGCTAGGGTTTTGGTTATGGAGGAAGTGGTCGAGACCGAGGTTGTTGTCAACATTGTCTTCGTCGGCAGAGGTCTGGAAGCCCTTGTTGGACCGGAGCCGGTCGAGCCAATTCGTACCGGACTTTCCGGAAGAGGGAACTGAGCAGAGCATTTTCGTTTTCCGGGACACCGAGAAAGATGCTTGTGGTATAGGTCAGAATCGAGAATCTTCGAACCGCAGCGACAGTGTGAATTCGGAGAATCGGAGGAGAGAACCTGAATCACTCTGAGGACCGGAGATAGAGAGgtctttgagttttttttttttttttttttttttttttcttttttccttgtgCTGCGATAGACTATTGTCTGAAAGAGCACAGTTCAATGAAGGGCACGTGTCAGAAATCGAAAGCGTATTTTGGTAAAAGTGGACTCGGTCTGGCTGTCGGAATGACAAAACACGTTGAGGTTGAACTTCCATTACAGATGAAAGAGAGGGTTCAGCTACTTCAGTACAGTAGTAACAGTACACTACCCTGGAATGGTCTAGGGCTGAAACCCGATAGCTACGGTTCGGTTTACCGACAACTTTTATGTTTAAAACCGGCCCAAACCGGCCAGTTAATAGCACTAATCATGAATTCAATAAAACTTAGGGTATATTTAGAAATTAAATCatactcaactcatctcaactcatcattataatttttttaaattctaataaaaatataataaacaattcaactttttcaaatcttaaaataataataatattaacaaataatactttaacaatattttatcatctcaattcaactcagtttaacatccaaatgcagtcttaatcaaaatttggctaaaaagttatttttacaaatttagcgCATTCTTAATGACTTCTTTATcctcttttaaaatacatcagaaaaactcaactttttattttatatactaatttttataataagttatacattaatttatttatttttttatattatttaaatattatactttttaatttttttatttatttcaaatattatattctctgcacatcatatatttcaaatatttcactatacatcatatatttgcaatatttctttatatataatgtaatattttaaattactttaaaaaaagagtaaaatgattaaaaaaatacatgtatttattattaataatatcaaaactTCTACATgtataaaagttgaaatgattATAAACAAAGTGCTAGAGAGTAGATGAGAGATAAGAGAGTGAGGCCTgtgcaaaagtgataaaaatgttaaaataaaaataagataaaaatgaaagataatgaaatgagaaagaaataataaaaaattgtttagatGAATGAACAATAACCTCTACATGTAGAGGATTTACTGtagctaattgtaaaataaaaatagaatagatGATATAATGGAAGGGACTTTTGGCTatctttctatatattttatagaaatttgtattttataaaatcattgtGAATGTTCTTAGCTAGCCATTTTTCAATAACATCAAATGGTAGTCTCAATAagtctatcaatattttatttaaatattgattttgaaatttttatttatttttaaaatttaatccaaaaaaatgttatcttttttaaatgatttttgtagTCAGGCAAACTAAAACCATTAATGCAGTttcttatattaaattatacaaaaactcACATAAAGTTTCCCATTTTAGGCCATACCCATTTTGAAAGCTTTTACAAAACCACCATCTTGTGTATTCCTCACTCTGACAATACAAATCTCACGCAAGCACATTGACAATTCCTCGATTCAGCTTatgccaattaaaaaaatcccTTTCCAAACACaattgtcaaattttttttccactcTACACGTTATTAGTTTGAATGGAAAAGCAAATACATGCATAGATGCTTATCaaaagatgagatatgagacGATGGCATGGAATTTTGGGATTTCGGCTGGTGGTAATGCTTCTAAGAAAATGGAAATCGTACTTCTGGAAATTGATCTCTCAAGTTCTTCACAATTTTTGGTGT from Juglans microcarpa x Juglans regia isolate MS1-56 chromosome 3S, Jm3101_v1.0, whole genome shotgun sequence encodes:
- the LOC121258183 gene encoding ABC transporter F family member 4-like isoform X2; the protein is MLCSVPSSGKSGTNWLDRLRSNKGFQTSADEDNVDNNLGLDHFLHNQNPSESTRSNSGFTQSDHERVANRAGHGGGHQQQEKLYSIMSNVLSELFFMDGDAHIKSSKLSGKKFPRKQAIPKSLTTSTISNTHLQHQKQQEVKSPACASKDDNGPRTASLNSDNSSKETKEGNVGEEEEERVEEEEEDKGERELVGYSRSEVTVIDTSFGVWKSDKVVYRRKNMWKVREKRGKVRSFGRKKRKLGSGVSDYDNGDDENFGGVMKKIKVSSSESVAALNQGQISQTDTKEEVCKDKRDALTQVPKKRFHFSRSPRKSRKRGSPVILIKGIPTSKKQDEKPLRKCHKDAER
- the LOC121258183 gene encoding ABC transporter F family member 4-like isoform X1, with protein sequence MLCSVPSSGKSGTNWLDRLRSNKGFQTSADEDNVDNNLGLDHFLHNQNPSESTRSNSGFTQSDHERVANRAGHGGGHQQQEKLYSIMSNVLSELFFMDGDAHIKSSKLSGKKFPRKQAIPKSLTTSTISNTHLQHQKQQEVKSPACASKDDNGPRTASLNSDNSSKETKEGNVGEEEEERVEEEEEDKGERELVGYSRSEVTVIDTSFGVWKSDKVVYRRKNMWKVREKRGKVRSFGRKKRKLGSGVSDYDNGDDENFGGVMKKIKVSSSESVAALNQGQISQTDTKEEVCKDKRDALTQVPKKRQVHLLAAFHFSRSPRKSRKRGSPVILIKGIPTSKKQDEKPLRKCHKDAER